The genomic window CGCCACTCCCGGCTCGATGTGGAACTGCTCGTCGTCCGGCCCGCGATGCTCGATCGCGCCGGTCATCGCCAGGAGCCGTGCGGCCGGGAATTCACGCTTCCCTGTCAGATCGATCGCGCCAGCAATTCCGCACATGTTACGAGCTCTCCCAGCGCCGCGGTTCCCTTCCCGAGTGCATGCCGGCGGCAACCCTGCCCGCACCCCGGGCCCCTGGACCACACAACTATATCATGCGGGTCGAGGGAGCGCCGAACGGCGGAAGATGGGGCGGCTTTGCGGCGCAGGCCGGTCGAGCCTGCGACAAGGGCAGGCAAGGAGGGGCGGCTGATGACCTTGGATCAGGCATAAGGATCGGGCGGGCCGTACTGCGACCAGCCGCTCGCGGCCTCGTCGCGGGCCTTCATGTACTGGGCCCGGTTGTAGAAGAGCAAGGCGACGGCGATGCCCGTGACGGCACCCCCGACATGGGCGAGGTACGCGACGCCGCCGGACTTGCCCATCTGGCCGAAGGCTCCCGCGCCCAGGACGATCTGGAGGACGATCCAGCCGCCGATGACGATGACCGCCGGCAGCACGGTGATGATGCGGAACAGGAGTACGCGCATCTGGTTCTGGGGAAACCAGACCACGTATGCCCCCATGATCCCCGCGATGGCGCCGGAGGCCCCCAGCGTGGGGATGATCGAGTCCGGCGCGGCGGCGATCTGGGCGAGCGAGCCCGCGAGGCCGCAGGCGATGTAGACGACGAAATAGAGGAACGGCCCGAGGACCTCCTCGACGTTGTCGCCGACGATCCAGAGATACAGCATGTTCCCCAGCAGGTGCATCCAGCCGCCGTGCAGGAACATGCACGTGAAGAGCGTCATCCAGGGCGGGATCGCCGAGGGGGCGTGCTCGATCACCTGCCGCTGCCGGACGACCAGGATGCGCCGGCCCGTCGGGTCGTCGGGGTCGCGGACCCGCATGGGGACCGGCGGGCCGACCTCGACCGGTTGGTCGATGTCCTCACCGTTCGTGACCTCCCAGGGGGTGCAGGCATAGGCATAGGTGAACCGCTCCCCGAGGTTCTCCTGGACGAGGAACATCAGGACGTTGGCCGTGATGATCGCATACGTCACGACCGGGACGATCCGGGTCGGGACCAGGTCGCCGAGCGGCAGCACCATGGCGGGGCGTCCTCGAAGCGGTCGGCGGGCCCCGCCGGCCCTCGGGGCGAAGGCCGGCGCGGACGCGCGGGGCGAAGCCCCATTGTACGAACCGCCCCCGCGGACGAACACTCCCACCCCTTACCCTTGCCGCCGCCCTGGGCATCCTGCGCCCTTCGCGGGCAGGCCACGGAACTGTGAGGACGATGATCCACGGAGGGGACGGGGAGAGTTCAACCACGGAAAACACGGAAAGCACGGAAGGGGAATACCGGTCAAGGCGGCCCGAGGAATTGGTCGGGGTCGGGCCATTCGATCTCGTGCGGCAGAGCCAAATGCACGGGGTGCCGCCCCGAGCAGGCCCAACCTCCCCCTTGATTTGATCCCTTCCGTGGTTTCCGTGTTTTCCGTGGTTGAACTCCCCCCGTGCCCTCCGCGGTTGCCCCTCAGATCCGCGGATATCAGGCCCACATGCGGCCCGGCTGTCCGTGGGAAGCCTCGAGCTTCTCCCATTCCCGGCGGACGCGGGAGAGGCCGAAGGCGCAGAGTTCGAACTCCTCGCTGAGACGGCGGAAGACACCGCCGAGTTCCGCGGGGCTCAGGGTGCTGGCCCGGTAATACGAGCGTTTGCCCTGCTCCTGGAAGCTGATCAGCGAAT from Aquisphaera giovannonii includes these protein-coding regions:
- a CDS encoding rhomboid family intramembrane serine protease encodes the protein MVLPLGDLVPTRIVPVVTYAIITANVLMFLVQENLGERFTYAYACTPWEVTNGEDIDQPVEVGPPVPMRVRDPDDPTGRRILVVRQRQVIEHAPSAIPPWMTLFTCMFLHGGWMHLLGNMLYLWIVGDNVEEVLGPFLYFVVYIACGLAGSLAQIAAAPDSIIPTLGASGAIAGIMGAYVVWFPQNQMRVLLFRIITVLPAVIVIGGWIVLQIVLGAGAFGQMGKSGGVAYLAHVGGAVTGIAVALLFYNRAQYMKARDEAASGWSQYGPPDPYA